From a single Cyclobacterium marinum DSM 745 genomic region:
- a CDS encoding sulfurtransferase: MFFPLIKADELIHLHRTGKLILIDARFHYPTYLEAHLEGAIHVDLNKDLSQIDENPANGGRHPLPSPKAFAELLGRLGISPDSHVVVYDDKHGAMSAARFWWMLKALGHEKIQVLDGGLQAAQKQGFPLERTFPPSHAVPAYPTIHWQSPISSFHEVKTVYKTKEKIIIDVRESERFRGIVEPIDKIAGHIPGAVNLPYLDNLDEKGLFLPQDKLKEKYLKTFQGQASENIIVHCGSGVTACQSLLAICIAGLDMANLYVGSWSEWSRNNLPISTEK, from the coding sequence ATGTTCTTCCCTCTTATTAAAGCAGATGAACTTATCCACCTTCACCGAACCGGCAAGCTCATTCTGATAGATGCACGCTTTCATTACCCTACCTATTTGGAAGCCCATCTCGAGGGAGCAATTCATGTAGACTTAAATAAGGATTTATCTCAAATTGATGAGAATCCGGCAAATGGAGGTCGCCATCCATTACCTTCTCCAAAAGCTTTTGCAGAATTACTTGGACGACTTGGTATCTCTCCGGACAGCCATGTGGTTGTTTATGACGACAAACATGGAGCCATGTCTGCTGCCCGTTTCTGGTGGATGTTAAAAGCTTTGGGACATGAAAAAATCCAGGTGTTGGACGGAGGTTTGCAAGCAGCCCAAAAACAAGGCTTTCCTTTAGAGCGTACATTCCCCCCTTCACATGCTGTTCCCGCCTACCCTACCATTCATTGGCAATCTCCTATTTCAAGCTTTCATGAAGTAAAAACAGTATATAAGACCAAGGAAAAAATAATCATTGATGTAAGGGAAAGTGAGAGGTTTCGAGGGATTGTGGAGCCTATTGATAAAATTGCGGGACATATTCCGGGAGCTGTTAACCTTCCTTATTTAGACAACTTAGATGAAAAGGGCCTTTTTTTACCTCAAGATAAATTAAAAGAAAAATATTTAAAAACTTTTCAAGGCCAAGCATCAGAAAACATTATTGTTCATTGTGGTTCAGGAGTCACGGCTTGCCAATCCCTTCTTGCCATTTGCATTGCAGGACTGGATATGGCCAATCTATATGTAGGCTCTTGGAGTGAATGGTCTAGAAACAATTTACCGATCAGTACGGAAAAATAG
- the fabG gene encoding 3-oxoacyl-[acyl-carrier-protein] reductase: protein MGLLTGKKALVTGASKGIGRSIAIRFAQEGADVAFTYLSSVEKGEALEKELEAFGIKAKGFRSDASDFAAADKLIGDTVAFLGGIDILVNNAGITRDNLLMRMSEDNWDEVININLKSCFNTVKAVTRTMMKAKSGSIINITSVVGVKGNAGQSNYAASKAGIIGFTKSVALELGSRNIRSNAVAPGFIETEMTAVLDEKVVQGWRDAIPMKRGGTPEDVADACVFLGSDMSTYISGQTLEVNGAMNT from the coding sequence ATGGGATTACTTACAGGTAAAAAAGCCTTGGTAACAGGGGCTTCCAAAGGAATTGGCAGATCCATTGCCATCCGTTTTGCTCAGGAAGGTGCTGATGTGGCCTTTACATATTTATCTAGCGTAGAAAAAGGAGAAGCTCTTGAAAAAGAATTGGAAGCTTTTGGTATTAAAGCCAAAGGATTTCGCTCAGATGCTTCTGATTTTGCGGCCGCAGACAAATTAATTGGCGATACGGTGGCATTTCTGGGTGGAATAGATATCCTTGTAAATAATGCTGGAATCACAAGAGACAACTTATTAATGAGGATGTCAGAGGACAATTGGGATGAAGTGATCAATATTAATCTCAAATCTTGTTTCAATACTGTGAAGGCAGTAACCCGCACCATGATGAAAGCTAAATCCGGATCCATTATCAACATTACATCTGTAGTGGGTGTTAAAGGAAATGCCGGACAATCCAATTATGCCGCATCAAAGGCCGGCATCATTGGCTTTACTAAATCAGTAGCCTTGGAGCTAGGCTCAAGAAATATTCGTAGCAACGCAGTGGCTCCCGGTTTTATCGAAACAGAAATGACTGCTGTTCTTGATGAGAAAGTTGTGCAGGGTTGGAGAGATGCCATTCCTATGAAAAGAGGGGGAACTCCTGAAGATGTTGCCGATGCCTGTGTTTTCCTTGGATCGGACATGAGTACTTATATCTCTGGTCAAACACTTGAGGTAAATGGTGCCATGAACACTTAA
- the lpdA gene encoding dihydrolipoyl dehydrogenase, with protein MSSTKFDVIVLGSGPGGYVAAIRASQLGLKTAVVEAAELGGICLNWGCIPTKALIKSAQVFEYINHAEDYGISVEKASVNFENIIKRSRNVAEGMSKGIQFLFKKNKIEKLMGWGKIQPGKKVEVEDKDGNKTVYSADNIIIATGGRSKELPALKIDNEKIVGYRKAMTLDKLPKKMVVVGSGAIGVEFAYVYSSIGVDVTIVEFLDRIVPNEDEEVSKTLEKIYKKKGIKVMTSAEVTNVDTKGEGCKVTVKTKSGEENIDCDVVLSAVGVVSNVENCGLEDVGILVDRGKIKVDEFYKTNMPGYYAIGDVVPGPALAHVASAEGIICVENIAGQNPEPLDYNNIPGCTYCLPEISSVGYTETKAKEAGYDIKVGKFPFTASGKASAAGAKDGFVKLIFDAKYGELLGAHMIGYNVTEMIAEIVAIRKLETTGHEIIKTVHPHPTMSEAVMEAAAAAYDEVIHL; from the coding sequence ATGTCTTCAACGAAATTCGATGTCATTGTTCTGGGCAGTGGTCCAGGTGGATATGTAGCAGCAATAAGAGCTTCTCAATTAGGGTTAAAAACTGCAGTAGTAGAAGCTGCCGAACTAGGGGGAATTTGTTTGAATTGGGGTTGTATTCCTACCAAAGCTTTGATAAAAAGTGCGCAGGTATTTGAATACATTAACCATGCTGAGGATTATGGTATCTCCGTAGAAAAAGCAAGCGTTAATTTTGAGAATATTATTAAGCGTAGCCGTAATGTAGCTGAAGGAATGAGCAAAGGCATTCAATTTTTGTTTAAAAAGAACAAAATTGAAAAATTAATGGGCTGGGGAAAAATTCAGCCCGGCAAAAAAGTGGAAGTAGAAGACAAAGACGGCAATAAAACGGTCTACAGTGCAGACAATATAATTATTGCCACCGGTGGAAGGTCCAAGGAGTTGCCAGCCTTGAAAATTGATAATGAAAAAATCGTAGGCTATCGCAAAGCCATGACCTTGGATAAACTCCCCAAGAAAATGGTGGTAGTAGGTTCTGGAGCCATAGGCGTTGAATTTGCTTATGTTTACAGTTCTATAGGAGTAGATGTAACCATCGTTGAGTTCTTGGATCGTATCGTTCCAAATGAAGATGAAGAAGTGTCCAAGACACTTGAGAAAATATACAAGAAAAAAGGTATTAAGGTGATGACCAGTGCTGAGGTAACCAATGTGGATACCAAAGGAGAAGGCTGCAAAGTTACCGTTAAGACCAAAAGTGGTGAAGAAAACATTGATTGTGATGTTGTATTATCCGCTGTTGGAGTGGTTTCTAATGTAGAAAACTGTGGACTTGAAGATGTTGGAATCTTGGTGGATAGAGGTAAGATAAAAGTGGATGAGTTTTACAAAACAAACATGCCGGGGTATTATGCCATTGGCGATGTTGTACCGGGACCTGCCTTGGCTCACGTTGCCTCTGCTGAGGGAATTATTTGTGTTGAAAACATTGCCGGTCAAAATCCGGAACCCCTAGACTATAATAACATACCGGGCTGTACTTATTGCTTGCCGGAAATTTCTTCAGTGGGCTATACAGAAACCAAAGCCAAGGAAGCCGGATATGACATTAAAGTTGGTAAATTTCCATTTACCGCTTCAGGAAAAGCTTCTGCAGCCGGAGCCAAAGATGGGTTTGTAAAACTGATTTTTGATGCTAAATATGGGGAACTTTTAGGAGCACATATGATCGGTTACAACGTAACTGAAATGATTGCTGAAATTGTAGCCATCAGGAAATTGGAGACCACAGGACATGAAATTATCAAGACTGTACATCCACATCCAACCATGTCTGAAGCAGTAATGGAAGCGGCGGCGGCGGCATATGATGAGGTCATCCACCTTTAA
- a CDS encoding RNA polymerase sigma factor, producing MEEEALIKGLRARNKQSQEYLYEKYSAALFGVISRIIFDRDIAEEVFHDAFVKIVTKIDNYDESKGRLYTWMANICRNSAIDKTRSKEFSKKSKTNTIDAYVYGMESTSDTAAAVDGIGVKELMNDLNEEQRFVMECIYFKGYTHTEVAERYALPLGTVKSRIRSAIKVLKKKADKI from the coding sequence TTGGAAGAAGAAGCATTAATAAAAGGGCTGAGGGCCAGAAACAAACAAAGCCAAGAATATTTGTACGAAAAATATTCTGCGGCTTTGTTTGGTGTAATTTCCCGAATAATTTTTGATCGGGACATCGCCGAAGAGGTCTTTCACGATGCTTTTGTGAAAATCGTCACCAAAATTGACAATTATGATGAATCTAAAGGGCGATTATATACCTGGATGGCGAATATTTGCCGTAATTCAGCGATAGATAAAACCCGGTCGAAAGAATTTTCCAAAAAGAGTAAGACCAATACCATAGACGCTTACGTATATGGAATGGAAAGCACTTCAGATACAGCAGCAGCTGTTGATGGAATTGGTGTAAAAGAGTTGATGAATGACTTGAATGAGGAACAACGTTTCGTAATGGAGTGTATTTACTTTAAAGGATATACCCATACAGAGGTGGCAGAGAGATACGCTTTGCCATTGGGGACCGTTAAGTCCAGAATTCGGTCAGCCATAAAAGTGTTGAAAAAGAAAGCTGATAAAATCTAG
- a CDS encoding anti-sigma factor, translated as MDIQAYISSGKLELFVLGDLNETEQQEVLAMAKKYPEINQEILAIEDAMLAIDQASAVSPSPKLKDKIFDTLEIEEKAPIPINSEEVKASSEKLINSKDVTASNPWKTFAVAASVVAVISVGIAIYFANQYFDVEERFAIALQQNAILAEEVQTNQVKLNELNSGMERFITGNFEKILMKGEGFPMQKDAAVDVFWDKESKEVLLSVNQLASLDPNNDYQLWAIGEEGPIGIGLVDPGQKLDLQVMDIASDAQAFAITIEPKGGSKSPTLEKLVVLGEVS; from the coding sequence GTGGATATCCAAGCCTACATATCGTCCGGTAAATTGGAACTCTTTGTTTTGGGAGATCTCAATGAGACAGAACAACAAGAGGTCTTGGCTATGGCTAAGAAGTATCCTGAAATCAATCAGGAAATTCTTGCCATTGAAGATGCCATGCTTGCTATTGATCAAGCTTCAGCTGTCAGCCCTTCACCTAAGTTGAAGGATAAAATTTTCGACACTCTCGAAATAGAGGAGAAAGCACCTATTCCCATTAACTCGGAAGAAGTTAAGGCTTCTTCTGAAAAATTGATAAATAGTAAAGATGTGACTGCCTCCAATCCATGGAAAACTTTTGCTGTTGCTGCTTCAGTAGTTGCGGTAATTTCGGTAGGAATTGCTATATACTTTGCCAACCAATATTTTGACGTGGAAGAAAGGTTTGCCATTGCCTTGCAACAAAATGCAATATTGGCTGAAGAAGTGCAAACCAATCAAGTAAAATTAAATGAACTGAACAGTGGGATGGAGAGATTTATCACTGGGAATTTTGAAAAAATCCTAATGAAAGGTGAGGGATTTCCCATGCAAAAAGATGCAGCTGTTGATGTGTTTTGGGATAAAGAGAGTAAAGAAGTATTACTTTCTGTCAATCAATTGGCTTCTCTTGATCCCAATAATGACTACCAACTTTGGGCAATAGGTGAAGAAGGACCAATTGGTATAGGATTGGTAGATCCCGGACAAAAGCTAGACTTACAAGTAATGGATATAGCCTCTGATGCACAAGCCTTTGCCATCACTATTGAACCAAAAGGTGGAAGTAAGAGCCCAACTCTTGAAAAGCTTGTCGTTTTAGGAGAGGTTTCTTAA
- a CDS encoding DUF2721 domain-containing protein, which produces MELTLSTPALLFSAITLLMLAYTNRFLAMASLIRGLHKEYKESSMDEEVIIGQIKNLKRRLTMIKNMQTYGVISFFLCVICMFLLYQDFDTAANWVFMASMLCLLISLGISLVEIQISNNALNIELSDIEDLLNIKTRTSFGQSIRKNDKDS; this is translated from the coding sequence ATGGAACTGACACTTTCCACCCCAGCACTTCTTTTTTCTGCTATCACTTTACTGATGTTGGCCTATACCAACAGGTTTTTGGCCATGGCTAGCTTGATAAGGGGATTACACAAGGAATACAAAGAAAGCAGTATGGATGAGGAGGTAATTATTGGACAGATAAAAAACCTAAAGCGAAGATTGACCATGATTAAGAACATGCAGACTTATGGAGTCATTAGTTTTTTCCTGTGTGTGATTTGTATGTTTTTATTGTATCAAGACTTTGATACCGCCGCCAATTGGGTGTTTATGGCAAGTATGCTTTGTTTGTTAATTTCACTGGGTATCTCCTTAGTGGAAATCCAAATTTCAAACAATGCATTGAATATTGAGCTATCTGATATTGAGGACTTGCTCAATATAAAAACCAGAACATCTTTTGGGCAAAGCATTAGAAAAAACGATAAGGA